In a genomic window of Demequina muriae:
- a CDS encoding FecCD family ABC transporter permease, with product MRVLRIGQLGVTTHRRTFAVGVLLLVVLTGLLLFALVVGKADVTVWDAVRAAAGIPVGAPADFIVGQVRAPRALTAILVGAMLGLSGAVLQSLTRNPLASPDFIGITMGAGTGAVLTLWLITASSLWITAAGAAAGALVTSALILALAWRRVIVPLRLILAGIGVGFVAQATTQYLLTRMDVHDAGNALGWLVGSTTGRTWTHVVFAAVVLAVLVPVLLGFARALRTMEMGDDAAQALGISVGRSRAVLAVCSVLLAAAATAVTGPIGFIALVAPALAVRITRSAGVALIPSALMGAALLLAADQASQLMPQELQFPVGIFTAAVGAPYLLWLVWRASRGGHS from the coding sequence GTGAGAGTGCTGCGCATCGGCCAGCTGGGCGTCACGACCCATCGGCGCACGTTCGCCGTGGGCGTGCTCCTGCTGGTGGTCCTCACGGGTCTGCTGCTGTTCGCGCTCGTCGTCGGCAAGGCGGACGTCACCGTCTGGGACGCCGTCCGCGCCGCAGCAGGGATCCCGGTGGGGGCTCCCGCCGACTTCATCGTGGGCCAGGTCCGTGCGCCGCGCGCCCTCACCGCGATCCTCGTCGGCGCGATGCTGGGGCTGTCCGGCGCGGTGCTGCAGTCCCTCACCCGCAATCCCCTCGCCTCCCCCGATTTCATCGGCATCACCATGGGCGCCGGCACGGGAGCCGTCCTGACGCTTTGGCTCATCACTGCGTCATCGCTGTGGATCACGGCAGCGGGAGCCGCGGCCGGTGCGCTCGTCACCTCCGCCCTCATCCTGGCGCTCGCCTGGCGCCGTGTGATCGTGCCGCTGCGGCTGATCCTCGCCGGCATCGGCGTGGGGTTCGTCGCCCAGGCCACCACGCAGTACCTGCTCACTCGCATGGACGTGCATGATGCGGGCAACGCGTTGGGCTGGCTCGTCGGCTCCACCACCGGACGGACGTGGACACACGTCGTCTTCGCCGCCGTCGTGCTCGCCGTGCTGGTTCCGGTGCTGCTGGGGTTCGCGCGTGCGCTCCGCACGATGGAGATGGGCGACGATGCCGCGCAGGCGCTCGGCATCTCGGTGGGACGTTCGCGCGCCGTGCTCGCGGTGTGCTCCGTGCTGCTCGCCGCGGCGGCGACCGCGGTGACGGGCCCGATCGGCTTCATCGCCCTGGTCGCCCCTGCACTCGCGGTGCGCATCACCCGCTCGGCGGGCGTCGCGCTCATCCCCTCCGCGCTGATGGGCGCGGCGCTGCTGCTTGCCGCAGACCAGGCCTCACAACTCATGCCGCAGGAGCTGCAGTTTCCCGTAGGCATCTTCACCGCCGCCGTCGGCGCACCGTACCTGCTGTGGCTGGTGTGGCGCGCATCCCGAGGAGGACACTCATGA
- a CDS encoding ABC transporter ATP-binding protein, with product MSRLEAREVVLGYGDHVVVRGVDVAIPDGQITAIVGPNGCGKSTLLRSLVRLLSPRSGTVLLDGEDIHRTHTKEVARRVGLLPQSPIAPAGITVKELVARGRTPHQKLLRPWSDTDETAVLSALHSTALTDIQDSIVDELSGGQRQRAWIAMALAQDTPLMLLDEPTTYLDIAHQYDVMDLLHRLHTRQQRTIVMVVHDLHQAARYAHHVIAMHDGQVAAAGAPADVFTEDLIRRVFSLEARVLTDPVTGTPMVVPAHGPGGVR from the coding sequence ATGAGCAGGCTCGAGGCACGCGAGGTCGTGCTCGGCTACGGCGATCACGTGGTGGTGCGTGGCGTCGACGTCGCGATCCCCGACGGTCAGATCACCGCCATCGTGGGCCCGAACGGCTGCGGCAAGTCCACGCTGCTGCGGTCCCTCGTGCGCCTGCTGTCACCCCGCTCCGGCACGGTGCTGCTCGACGGCGAGGACATCCACCGCACCCACACCAAGGAGGTGGCGCGCCGCGTGGGACTGCTGCCGCAGTCACCGATCGCTCCTGCCGGCATCACGGTCAAGGAGCTCGTGGCCCGCGGTCGCACCCCGCATCAGAAGCTGCTGCGCCCGTGGAGCGACACGGATGAGACCGCCGTCCTCTCGGCTCTTCACTCCACCGCCCTGACCGACATCCAGGACTCGATCGTGGATGAGCTGTCCGGCGGCCAGCGTCAGCGCGCCTGGATCGCGATGGCGCTCGCGCAGGACACGCCGCTGATGCTGCTGGACGAGCCCACGACCTATCTGGACATCGCGCACCAGTACGACGTGATGGACCTGCTGCACCGACTCCACACCCGTCAGCAGCGCACCATCGTGATGGTGGTCCACGACCTCCACCAGGCCGCCCGTTACGCACACCACGTGATCGCCATGCACGACGGCCAGGTCGCGGCCGCGGGTGCGCCCGCCGACGTCTTCACGGAGGACCTCATCCGGCGCGTGTTCTCGCTCGAGGCGCGCGTGCTCACCGACCCGGTCACCGGGACCCCCATGGTGGTCCCCGCCCACGGCCCCGGAGGGGTGCGATGA
- a CDS encoding ABC transporter substrate-binding protein gives MFTLTKRRAGATGLVAATALLLAACSSGAEAESTDEPTDGATAATEETTEAFPVTLDTVMGDVVVEAEPERVVTLGSHEHEYLYALGVAPVAVPVSWQGYDLGTGPWAEEDRVAAGAEPETFEPGSTTYDAEAIAAFEPDLIVATYPNHTMTQEEFDLLSGIAPVVTRPATDSEGNETTEWGVSLADELTILAQATGTTEKAEEITTEIDAAYAEVRDAHPEWEGMTSQVGGFYEGQAFVYAVNDTRNQFLANVGLDVSAIENTDEAWLQISAEQLDVLNDLDSVVWQVATTPEAKAELEGLPLFESLTATQTGGNIWLGDPVLEGAFFANSPSSVHYTLEGFVPLLEAALDGDPATEVPTSTDAG, from the coding sequence ATGTTCACCCTCACCAAGCGCCGTGCAGGCGCCACGGGCCTCGTGGCAGCGACGGCGCTCCTGCTCGCCGCATGCTCGTCCGGAGCCGAGGCCGAGTCCACCGACGAGCCCACCGACGGCGCCACCGCCGCGACGGAGGAGACCACCGAGGCCTTCCCCGTCACCCTCGACACCGTCATGGGCGATGTCGTCGTGGAGGCCGAGCCCGAGCGGGTCGTCACCCTCGGCTCGCACGAGCACGAGTACCTGTACGCCCTCGGCGTGGCCCCGGTGGCCGTCCCCGTGAGCTGGCAGGGATACGACCTGGGCACCGGCCCGTGGGCCGAGGAGGACCGCGTCGCTGCCGGCGCCGAGCCCGAGACGTTCGAGCCCGGTTCCACCACCTACGACGCCGAGGCGATCGCAGCCTTCGAGCCCGACCTCATCGTGGCGACCTACCCGAACCACACCATGACGCAGGAGGAGTTCGACCTGCTCTCCGGGATCGCGCCCGTCGTCACACGCCCCGCGACCGACTCCGAGGGCAACGAGACCACCGAGTGGGGCGTCTCGCTCGCCGACGAGCTGACCATCCTCGCGCAGGCCACCGGCACCACCGAGAAGGCCGAGGAGATCACCACCGAGATCGACGCCGCCTACGCCGAGGTCCGCGACGCTCACCCCGAGTGGGAAGGCATGACGTCCCAGGTCGGCGGCTTCTACGAAGGCCAGGCGTTCGTCTACGCCGTCAACGACACCCGCAACCAGTTCCTCGCGAACGTGGGCCTGGACGTCTCGGCGATCGAGAACACTGACGAGGCGTGGCTGCAGATCAGCGCCGAGCAGCTCGACGTGCTGAACGACCTCGACTCCGTCGTGTGGCAGGTCGCCACCACGCCGGAGGCCAAGGCCGAGCTCGAGGGCCTGCCCCTGTTCGAGTCGCTGACCGCGACGCAGACCGGCGGCAACATCTGGCTGGGCGACCCCGTCCTCGAGGGCGCGTTCTTCGCGAACTCGCCGTCGTCCGTCCACTACACGCTCGAGGGCTTCGTGCCGCTGCTCGAGGCCGCGCTCGACGGCGACCCCGCCACCGAGGTCCCCACCTCGACCGACGCGGGCTGA
- a CDS encoding siderophore-interacting protein produces the protein MSDSFLVHVAAAEQISPNLRRVTLTGDSLRTWETTGQPDEFVHVHIPDADPVPGWEDDHDIARHYTIRRWNPEVPSVEIDVVTHGHGRGATWARDAQPGDAVAISDAHGYYKAPDGSARRLLLADATGLPAVARILEEASPEEHFDVIVELITADDAIALPSPASVSVEWKVSGNGRGPSALLSCMERLPVPDGDTYVWLACESAESRKARGFVRREWTRHHTLYRIVGYWHVDQEEQMRKWNALTPEQQARYMEIWDESRPDEINWLELEPYLQELGL, from the coding sequence ATGTCCGACTCTTTCCTGGTCCACGTGGCCGCAGCAGAGCAGATCAGCCCCAACCTTCGCCGCGTGACGCTCACCGGCGACTCCCTGCGCACGTGGGAGACCACCGGTCAGCCCGACGAGTTCGTGCACGTCCACATCCCCGACGCCGATCCGGTGCCCGGGTGGGAGGACGACCACGACATCGCGCGCCACTACACGATCCGCCGCTGGAACCCCGAGGTCCCGAGCGTCGAGATCGACGTCGTCACCCACGGACACGGGCGCGGAGCGACCTGGGCGCGCGATGCCCAGCCGGGCGACGCCGTCGCGATCAGCGACGCCCACGGCTACTACAAGGCGCCCGACGGCTCGGCCCGCCGGCTCCTCCTCGCCGACGCCACGGGGCTGCCCGCGGTCGCACGGATCCTCGAGGAGGCCAGCCCCGAGGAGCACTTCGACGTGATCGTCGAGCTGATCACCGCGGACGACGCCATCGCGCTGCCCTCGCCCGCAAGCGTCAGCGTCGAATGGAAGGTCTCCGGCAACGGCCGCGGGCCGTCCGCGCTGCTGTCCTGCATGGAGCGCCTGCCCGTGCCAGACGGCGACACCTACGTGTGGCTCGCGTGCGAGTCCGCCGAGTCACGCAAGGCGCGCGGCTTCGTGCGCCGGGAGTGGACACGGCACCACACGCTGTATCGCATCGTCGGCTACTGGCACGTGGACCAGGAGGAGCAGATGCGCAAGTGGAACGCCCTCACTCCGGAGCAGCAGGCCAGGTACATGGAGATCTGGGACGAGTCGCGTCCCGACGAGATCAACTGGCTCGAGCTCGAGCCATACCTGCAGGAACTGGGCCTCTAG
- a CDS encoding PhoH family protein, producing the protein MTQPDTTPSINATTATELRTFVLDTSVLLSDPRALKRFAEHAVVLPVVVITELEAKRHHPELGYFARSALRMLDDLRIVHGKLDQPVAANEVGGTVRVELNHSDQNVLPSGFRLGDNDTRILAVAANLKAEGHAVVVVSKDLPMRVKASALGIEAEEYKAELAVDSGWTGMREIQLTDEQMSTLYDDSTLAAPSAEDCGEDVATLPVHTGLVIHSGRGGALGRVTNDGAIRVVRGDQEVFGLHGRSAEQRIAIDLLLDETVGIVSMGGRAGTGKSALALCAGLEAVMERRQHKKIMVFRPLFAVGGQELGYLPGSEAEKMNPWAQAVFDTLGAIVSSEVVEEVMARGMLEVLPLTHIRGRSLHDAFVIVDEAQSLERNVLLTMLSRIGQDSRVILTHDVAQRDNLRVGRHDGIAAVIEALKGHDLFAHVTLERSERSAVAALVTDMLERLDL; encoded by the coding sequence ATCACTCAGCCTGACACCACCCCCTCCATCAACGCGACCACGGCCACCGAGCTCCGCACGTTCGTGCTGGACACCTCGGTGCTGCTGTCGGATCCACGGGCCCTCAAGCGGTTCGCGGAGCACGCGGTGGTGCTGCCAGTGGTGGTGATCACCGAGCTGGAGGCCAAGCGTCACCACCCTGAGCTGGGCTACTTCGCCCGCTCGGCGCTGCGGATGCTCGACGACCTGCGCATCGTGCACGGCAAGCTCGACCAGCCGGTTGCCGCGAACGAGGTGGGCGGCACCGTCCGCGTCGAGCTCAACCACAGTGACCAGAACGTGCTGCCGAGCGGCTTCCGCCTGGGCGACAACGACACCCGCATCCTGGCCGTGGCGGCCAACCTCAAGGCCGAGGGCCATGCCGTCGTCGTGGTCTCCAAGGACCTGCCGATGCGCGTGAAGGCGTCGGCGCTCGGCATCGAGGCCGAGGAGTACAAGGCCGAGCTGGCCGTCGACTCGGGCTGGACCGGGATGCGCGAGATCCAGCTGACGGACGAGCAGATGTCGACCCTGTACGACGACTCGACGCTCGCGGCCCCGTCGGCGGAGGACTGCGGCGAGGACGTTGCGACCCTGCCCGTGCACACGGGCCTGGTGATCCACTCCGGACGCGGAGGAGCGCTGGGTCGGGTCACGAACGACGGCGCGATCCGGGTGGTGCGGGGCGACCAGGAGGTGTTCGGCCTCCACGGCCGCAGCGCCGAGCAGCGCATCGCGATCGATCTGCTGCTCGACGAGACGGTGGGCATCGTGTCCATGGGTGGCCGGGCCGGCACCGGCAAGAGCGCGCTCGCCCTGTGCGCCGGTCTCGAGGCCGTGATGGAGCGACGCCAGCACAAGAAGATCATGGTGTTCCGCCCCCTGTTCGCGGTGGGCGGCCAGGAGCTCGGCTACCTGCCCGGCTCCGAGGCCGAGAAGATGAACCCCTGGGCGCAGGCGGTGTTCGACACCCTGGGGGCGATCGTCAGCTCCGAGGTGGTCGAGGAGGTCATGGCCCGCGGCATGCTCGAGGTGCTGCCGCTCACGCACATCCGCGGGCGCAGCCTGCATGACGCGTTCGTGATCGTCGATGAGGCGCAGTCGCTCGAGCGCAACGTGCTGCTTACGATGCTCAGCCGCATCGGCCAGGACTCGCGCGTGATCCTCACCCACGACGTCGCCCAGCGCGACAACCTGCGCGTGGGCCGCCACGACGGCATCGCGGCGGTGATCGAGGCGCTCAAGGGTCACGACCTCTTCGCGCACGTCACGCTCGAGCGCTCGGAGCGCTCCGCGGTCGCGGCGCTGGTGACGGACATGCTGGAGCGGCTGGACCTCTAG